The nucleotide sequence tagaggagagagaaagacttgTCTTTGTCAGGTCTGTGTGTACTGCGGGGGTTCATGTAAGAGAACATGGCTGAGGTGTATAAAAAGATGACCACAGTCAGGTGAGAGGCACAAGTAGAAAAGGTCTTCCCCCTGCCTGAGGAGGAGGCTCTGCTGAGGATGGAGGTCAGGATGCGGGCATAGGAGGTGACAATGAGCACCATGGGGCTGAGCAGCACCACAATGGCATCAAGAAAGATCAACTTCAGGCTGAACTGAGGGTCCCCACAGGAGAGGGCAATCACTATGGGGGCCTCACAGAAGAAGTTTTCTATGTGGTTGTCTTTGCAGAAGGGATTCCGGAATGACATGTACTCAAGAAAGATGCCATTGACCATCCCAAAGATCCAGGAAGAACACACCAGCCTGACACACACCTGCTGGCTCATGATCTGGGCATAGTTCAGTGGGTGGCAGATTGCGACATAACGGTCATAGGCCATGAAAGCCAAGAGGATGCACTCGGCCACACCCACTAGAAAGACCAAGTACATCTGGGTCATACAGGAGGCAAAGGATACCGTGTGGTCCTTGGTCACCAGATGGATCAGCATCTgtgggatggtggtggtgatgaagcAGATGTCCAGGAAAGACAGGTGTccaaggaagaagtacatggggctGTTGAGCCTGGGGTCAGTCCaggtgatgaagatgatgaggCCATTCATGGCCATGGCGAGGCTGTAGAGAGCCAGGAAGAGGCTGAAGAGCAAAGCTCGTGTGGAAGGGGAACTCTGCTCGAAGCCCACGAGGATGAACTCGGTCAC is from Peromyscus maniculatus bairdii isolate BWxNUB_F1_BW_parent chromosome 20, HU_Pman_BW_mat_3.1, whole genome shotgun sequence and encodes:
- the LOC121824248 gene encoding olfactory receptor 10AD1-like, with the translated sequence MRPQTADLRNSSTVTEFILVGFEQSSPSTRALLFSLFLALYSLAMAMNGLIIFITWTDPRLNSPMYFFLGHLSFLDICFITTTIPQMLIHLVTKDHTVSFASCMTQMYLVFLVGVAECILLAFMAYDRYVAICHPLNYAQIMSQQVCVRLVCSSWIFGMVNGIFLEYMSFRNPFCKDNHIENFFCEAPIVIALSCGDPQFSLKLIFLDAIVVLLSPMVLIVTSYARILTSILSRASSSGRGKTFSTCASHLTVVIFLYTSAMFSYMNPRSTHRPDKDKSFSLLYTIIMPMCNPIIYSFRNKEMKGAMGRALGRGNLA